TGGAGTCTGGAACAGGTCTCGAGCGTAGGCCCACAACACCGGCATCTCGGATAGCTTGGCCCGATTGCACTTGAAGTGCCCGTGGTACACGGGATCGAAGCGGGCCAGCGTGGTGAACAGCCGAACGTCGGCCTCGGTGATCGTGTCACCCACCAGGAATCGCTGGTCGGCCAGGCGGTCGCTGACCCAGTCGAGCGCCGTGAACAACCGGTCGTAGGCCGCGTCGTAGGCCTGCTGCGAACCGGCAAACCCACAGCGGTAGACACCGTTATTAATCTCGGTGTAGATCCTCTTGCTCACCTCGTCGATCTCGGCGCGCAGTTTTTCGGGATAGAGCCGGGGCGCTCCCTCGCGGTGGTAGGCGGTCCATTCGGTGGAGAGGTCGAGGGTGATCTGCGCAAAGTCGTTGGTGACCACAGCCCCGGTGGAAATGTCGACGATCGCCGGGACGGTGATGCCCTTGGAGTAGCCGGGGAACCGCTTAAAGTAGGCATCTTGAAGCCGCGGGATCTTTAGCACCGGGTCGACACCACCGGGATCAAGGTCGAACGTCCAGCTGCGCTCGTCATGGGTCGGACCGCAAAATCCAATGGAGAGAACCGATTCCAGACCCAATAACCGTCGCACAATGATCGTGCGGTTGGCCCACGGACAAGCGCGGGCGACCACAAGCCGGTACCTGCCGGGTTCCACCGGATACCCGTCGCGACCGTCGCCCGTGATCCGGGTGGTTATGTAGTTGGTGTCGCGGTTGAATTCGCCCGTGCCGGCCACATAAGAGGACATGAGTACGATTGTGCTCCGATCCTCGTCGCCGACAGCTACAGCCGTCCCTGCGCGTGTGGTGACAGGACGCGGCGTGCCAGGTTGGTCTGGGCGGACTCAGCCGGCTCCCAGTCGGCGATCCACGGCCCAGTGCCCTCGGACTGGTCGAGGATGCCGGCTTCCAGCCAGGTGTAGCGACCGTCCAGCACATCGTTGGTCAATTGCACATCACTACTGTCGGTGTTGGTCCACAACGCACCGAACAGTGCATCGACCCGCAAAGTTGCTTGTTGACAGAACATTTCGGCGAGCTCGTAGGCCTGCTTGCCGACCACCGGATCCGCCGCCCGCTGAGCCTCGGCCCGCACGCAAACAGCCGCCATCGCAAAAAGTTCGGCGCCGATGTCGACGATCCTGCCCAAAAATCCCTGCTTCTGCTCCAGCTTGGCCTGCCAGCGCGCCATCCCATAGAAGGTGTTGCGGGCAAGCTTGCGGCTGGCACGTTCGACGAAGCGCAGGTGCGCTGCCAGCGTGCCGAAGTCTCGGTACGCCCTGGGCCGTTGTCCTTCGCCAAACACCAGTTTGGGCAACCACTTTGCGTAGAATCCACTGGCGTCAAGCGCCGCTGCCGCCTTCTGCCGCAGGTCGGCGTCCGGCTTGGCGAGGTCGCCTGCGGCATTCAGGTGCGCGTCGACCGCCTCTCGCGCGATGAGCAGGCGCATGATCTCGCTGGCCCCCTCGAAGATGCGATTGATCCGCAGGTCTCGCAGGGACTGTTCCACGGGTGCGGCACGTTCCCCGCGCGCGGCCAACGATTCCGCCGTCTCGTAGCCACGGCCGCCGCGGATCTGCATCAGGTCGTCGGCGATGAGGCAAGCCATTTCGCTGCACCACAGCTTGGCCAGCGC
The nucleotide sequence above comes from Mycobacterium vicinigordonae. Encoded proteins:
- a CDS encoding glutathione S-transferase family protein — translated: MSSYVAGTGEFNRDTNYITTRITGDGRDGYPVEPGRYRLVVARACPWANRTIIVRRLLGLESVLSIGFCGPTHDERSWTFDLDPGGVDPVLKIPRLQDAYFKRFPGYSKGITVPAIVDISTGAVVTNDFAQITLDLSTEWTAYHREGAPRLYPEKLRAEIDEVSKRIYTEINNGVYRCGFAGSQQAYDAAYDRLFTALDWVSDRLADQRFLVGDTITEADVRLFTTLARFDPVYHGHFKCNRAKLSEMPVLWAYARDLFQTPGFGDTTDFVQIKQHYYIVHADINPTRIVPKGPELSGWLTPHGREALGGRPFGEGTAPGPTVEGERVPTSHGA